In Thermorudis peleae, a genomic segment contains:
- a CDS encoding ThuA domain-containing protein has product MTVKPVRVTIWNEYRHERQDPAVRAHYPAGIHAVLAAALEAAGCTVRVATLDEPEHGLDAATLAATDVLVWWGHLAHEAVADTVVDRVQQRVLDGMGLVVLHSAHESKIFRRLMGTTCKVMWRERGERERVWVVQPAHPVAAGLPEYFELPQSEMYGEPTDIPAPDELVFISWFQGGEVFRSGGAYTRGRGRIFYFSPGHETFPIYHHPLVQRVIVNAVRWAAPNDFSGAPVAGIRQGGAHRPDPLEPLD; this is encoded by the coding sequence ATGACGGTGAAGCCGGTGCGGGTGACGATCTGGAACGAATACCGGCACGAGCGACAGGATCCCGCGGTGCGTGCCCACTATCCGGCAGGCATCCACGCGGTGCTGGCCGCAGCCCTGGAGGCGGCTGGCTGCACGGTGCGCGTGGCCACGCTGGACGAGCCGGAGCACGGGCTGGACGCGGCCACGCTGGCGGCGACCGACGTGCTGGTCTGGTGGGGCCACCTGGCACACGAGGCCGTCGCCGACACCGTCGTCGACCGGGTGCAGCAGCGTGTGCTCGATGGCATGGGACTGGTGGTGCTGCACTCCGCCCACGAGTCGAAGATCTTCCGGCGGCTGATGGGCACGACCTGCAAGGTGATGTGGCGCGAGCGTGGGGAACGGGAGCGGGTGTGGGTGGTGCAGCCGGCCCACCCGGTCGCGGCTGGGTTGCCGGAATACTTCGAGCTGCCGCAGTCGGAGATGTATGGCGAGCCGACGGACATCCCGGCGCCCGACGAGCTCGTCTTCATCAGCTGGTTCCAGGGGGGCGAAGTCTTTCGCAGCGGTGGCGCCTACACCCGCGGCCGGGGCCGGATCTTCTACTTCAGCCCGGGCCATGAGACCTTCCCGATCTACCATCACCCGCTCGTCCAGCGGGTCATCGTCAACGCGGTGCGCTGGGCAGCCCCCAACGACTTCTCGGGGGCGCCGGTGGCCGGTATTCGCCAGGGCGGCGCGCACCGGCCGGACCCGCTGGAGCCGCTGGACTAA
- a CDS encoding sugar ABC transporter substrate-binding protein, whose product MQQSLKSLILGTALAILVVACGSQGGATPTTAGGVSGNTPTAALTPTQGTVQTASPTPAPQNSPTASSTTVGKVKILLSMKGPGGGNPFWAAVEQGARDAAKTNGVDLVVLAPPNETDVQTQISQIEDQITAGVQAIVVAPTDPQALNPTLDKAKAKGIPVLFVDTDAPWPGKITFIGTDNKAGGQLAGQYICQHLSKSKKVAIITGVMTQQTHIDRDSGAKAALQACGAKIVAELPADSDRAKGQQVMEDILTSNPDLEAVFATNDLMALGAAEAAKAAGKLPGIIIVGFDANPDAAKSILAGEMSASIAQNPYKMGQLGIENALKAIKGQPVPPRIDTGTTLVTKDNAQQYIK is encoded by the coding sequence ATGCAGCAAAGCCTAAAGTCACTTATCTTGGGTACGGCCTTAGCTATCCTTGTTGTAGCCTGTGGCTCTCAAGGGGGGGCGACTCCCACAACGGCCGGGGGAGTCAGTGGTAATACCCCGACTGCCGCTCTAACTCCTACTCAGGGGACTGTTCAAACCGCTTCGCCAACGCCGGCTCCACAAAACTCTCCTACGGCGAGCAGCACTACAGTTGGCAAAGTTAAAATTCTGCTAAGCATGAAGGGTCCGGGCGGCGGCAATCCATTCTGGGCTGCAGTGGAACAAGGAGCGCGTGACGCAGCAAAAACAAATGGAGTTGATCTTGTCGTTCTCGCTCCGCCTAACGAAACTGATGTTCAGACCCAAATCAGTCAAATTGAGGACCAAATCACTGCTGGAGTTCAAGCGATTGTTGTCGCGCCGACTGATCCACAAGCGTTGAATCCCACCCTCGATAAGGCTAAGGCGAAGGGAATTCCTGTCCTCTTCGTTGATACAGATGCTCCATGGCCGGGAAAGATTACCTTTATCGGAACGGACAACAAAGCAGGTGGCCAATTAGCTGGCCAATATATCTGTCAACATCTGTCGAAATCTAAAAAAGTTGCTATTATAACTGGCGTTATGACGCAACAAACACATATTGATCGCGATAGTGGGGCTAAAGCCGCATTGCAAGCCTGTGGAGCGAAAATTGTTGCAGAGTTGCCAGCGGATTCAGATCGAGCCAAAGGGCAACAAGTTATGGAAGATATTCTCACGTCCAATCCAGATTTAGAAGCTGTCTTCGCTACGAACGATCTTATGGCATTAGGAGCAGCCGAGGCCGCCAAAGCGGCTGGTAAACTACCGGGCATTATTATTGTTGGCTTTGACGCGAATCCTGATGCTGCCAAGAGCATCCTAGCTGGCGAGATGAGTGCTTCTATCGCACAGAATCCCTACAAGATGGGACAGCTCGGGATTGAAAATGCACTTAAGGCTATTAAGGGCCAGCCAGTACCACCACGCATCGATACTGGTACCACCTTGGTAACGAAAGACAACGCGCAGCAGTACATCAAATAA
- a CDS encoding sugar phosphate isomerase/epimerase family protein, producing the protein MERLRFGNAPCSWGIIEGISGDRLPYYQMLDELVEAGYEGTELGDYGYLPTDPEVLRAELDRRGLTLLGAFVMVALTNPHAHREGIQQAVRTATLLAQVADIGDPHWRPLLILSDAHSFAPVRLTYAGRIRPEMSLTKEEWNIVTQGIKQIVQAVRETTGIETVFHPHCASYVETPDEIAQVLGRTEIGLVFDTGHYFYGSGGLDASIVLEGVERFGPRIRYVHLKDVDPTLAARARSEGWDYQKAVRSGLFCELGKGAIEFGALIQTLLRLGYHGWITVEQDVVPGTPIIPRESAWRSREYLRKLTGW; encoded by the coding sequence ATGGAGCGGCTGCGCTTCGGCAATGCACCCTGCTCGTGGGGCATTATCGAAGGGATATCGGGGGATCGACTCCCGTATTACCAGATGCTCGATGAACTTGTCGAGGCTGGTTATGAGGGAACAGAACTGGGAGATTACGGCTATCTCCCGACTGACCCAGAGGTTCTTAGAGCAGAGCTGGACCGACGCGGATTAACGCTCCTGGGTGCTTTTGTCATGGTAGCCTTGACTAATCCTCATGCTCATCGTGAGGGGATACAACAAGCTGTACGCACCGCCACACTTCTTGCACAGGTTGCTGATATCGGCGACCCACACTGGCGACCACTGCTGATTCTATCTGACGCACACAGCTTTGCACCGGTTCGCCTTACCTACGCTGGCCGAATACGCCCAGAGATGAGCCTCACGAAAGAGGAATGGAATATTGTCACCCAAGGAATCAAACAGATTGTCCAGGCGGTTCGAGAGACCACTGGCATTGAAACTGTATTTCATCCCCACTGTGCCAGCTACGTTGAGACCCCGGACGAGATTGCGCAAGTGCTTGGGCGTACAGAAATTGGGCTTGTGTTTGACACGGGACATTACTTCTATGGCAGTGGAGGCCTAGACGCCAGCATTGTCTTAGAAGGAGTAGAGCGCTTCGGGCCTCGAATTCGCTATGTCCACCTTAAGGATGTTGACCCTACTTTAGCTGCACGAGCCCGGTCAGAAGGGTGGGATTACCAGAAGGCCGTCCGTTCTGGTTTGTTCTGCGAACTTGGGAAGGGAGCAATTGAGTTTGGAGCTCTTATTCAGACACTGCTTCGTCTTGGCTACCACGGGTGGATCACGGTTGAGCAAGACGTGGTGCCAGGCACTCCGATTATCCCCCGAGAGAGTGCATGGCGGAGTCGAGAGTATCTTCGCAAACTCACTGGCTGGTAA
- the iolC gene encoding 5-dehydro-2-deoxygluconokinase: MPEYMYDIVTLGRCSIDLYANDIGVPFPEIRTFGAYLGGNPLNIAVGARRLGLVTALVSAVGDDIVGDFVLTRLAKEGVETRFISRKTGTRTPAVLLGIEPPDHFPLVFYRENAADFQLTIDDVASLPFHAIRTFLLSGTALARDPSRSAALYALERAHANGCMTYLDLDFRPDQWGDPRSYGVITRLVLPLIDVVIGTEAEVNALFATRVSDIQIPRHQLTAPQVWGDLHAHIDQILCSGPKALIVKQGAAGATAYLPGHEAIRVSGFVVTVVNTLGAGDAFAAGLIYGRLQGWDWYRSIQFANACGAIIVTRIGCADFMPTRVEVEQFLGEHITH; encoded by the coding sequence ATGCCAGAGTACATGTATGATATTGTCACCCTAGGACGCTGCTCGATTGATCTCTATGCCAATGACATCGGAGTGCCTTTTCCAGAAATTCGAACCTTCGGAGCATATCTAGGCGGTAATCCTTTGAATATCGCAGTAGGAGCCCGACGTCTCGGCTTAGTCACGGCGCTTGTTAGTGCGGTTGGCGACGATATTGTCGGGGATTTCGTACTTACCAGGCTTGCCAAAGAGGGGGTGGAAACCCGATTTATCTCGCGTAAGACGGGAACGCGAACTCCAGCAGTGCTACTTGGTATCGAACCACCTGATCACTTCCCACTAGTCTTCTATCGCGAGAACGCAGCAGATTTCCAGCTTACAATTGATGATGTTGCTTCTCTACCGTTTCACGCGATCCGCACCTTCCTACTCTCAGGAACAGCCCTTGCCCGAGATCCCTCGCGGAGCGCTGCTCTCTATGCGCTTGAACGAGCGCATGCGAATGGCTGTATGACCTACCTTGATCTTGACTTTCGTCCAGATCAGTGGGGTGATCCTCGAAGCTATGGCGTAATCACTCGTCTCGTCTTACCCCTTATTGACGTTGTTATCGGGACTGAGGCGGAGGTTAACGCCCTCTTCGCGACTCGGGTGAGCGACATACAAATACCTAGGCACCAACTTACGGCTCCTCAAGTATGGGGCGATCTACATGCTCATATTGATCAAATTCTTTGTTCAGGGCCAAAAGCCTTGATTGTAAAGCAAGGTGCCGCAGGTGCAACAGCCTATCTTCCGGGACATGAGGCAATTAGGGTCTCTGGCTTCGTAGTAACGGTGGTGAACACACTCGGCGCTGGCGATGCATTTGCTGCTGGCCTGATCTACGGGCGCCTTCAAGGCTGGGATTGGTACCGCAGTATCCAGTTCGCGAATGCCTGTGGGGCGATCATCGTAACTCGGATTGGTTGTGCTGACTTTATGCCCACGCGTGTTGAAGTTGAACAATTTCTTGGGGAACACATAACACACTAG
- the iolD gene encoding 3D-(3,5/4)-trihydroxycyclohexane-1,2-dione acylhydrolase (decyclizing), which produces MTTRRLTVAQALVHFLAAQYSERDGVRQRLIRGVWAIFGHGNVAGLGQALAEYGTRLGLPTYRPQHEQAMVHAAAAFARHTERLSTFACTASIGPGSTNMLTAAAGATINRLPVLLLPADAFANRVPDPVLQQLEHPLERDVSVNDAFRPLSRFFARITRPEQMLDVLPEAMRVLTDPAETGAVTVALPQDVQAEAYDWPVAFLAERVWPIRRPVPDPAAVAVAAQLLRQAERPLVIVGGGARYSAAGEALAALASRFGLPVAETQAGKGVLSWQHPWNVGPIGVNGGLAANRLARQADLILAVGTRLTDFTTASKTAFQHPAVRVIGLNINAADAAKLGGVALVGDARQGIEALAAALSDWPGTAAPYRAEVAQLRTEWDAWVAAWRTPPAAAGPRLRQAAVLGVLNTVVGGRATVINAAGSMPGDLVRLWRAEEPAAYHVEYGYSCMGYELPAGIGVKLAEPDRDVVVLVGDGSYLMASAELVTAVAEGLDLTVVLVDNGGFGSIHGLQQAVGSPPFGNLLRARNPATGQLDGPPIVVDYVQHAAAMGARAWAVTSYEELAARLAEAQRLPGVKVLVVPVDPDDRLPGCESWWDVPVAAVSEQPAVQAARQAYEQARQQQRWFG; this is translated from the coding sequence ATGACGACGCGCCGGCTGACGGTGGCGCAGGCCCTGGTGCACTTCCTGGCAGCGCAGTATAGCGAGCGCGATGGCGTGCGCCAGCGATTGATCCGCGGGGTCTGGGCCATTTTCGGGCATGGCAACGTAGCCGGGCTGGGGCAGGCGCTGGCCGAATACGGGACGAGGCTTGGGTTGCCGACCTATCGCCCGCAGCACGAGCAAGCGATGGTGCACGCCGCGGCCGCCTTTGCCCGCCACACTGAACGGCTGAGTACGTTTGCCTGCACCGCCTCGATCGGGCCAGGCTCGACGAACATGCTCACCGCAGCCGCGGGGGCAACGATCAACCGGCTGCCGGTGCTGCTCTTGCCAGCCGATGCCTTCGCTAACCGGGTACCTGATCCTGTGCTTCAGCAACTCGAGCACCCACTGGAGCGCGACGTCAGCGTCAACGATGCGTTTCGCCCGCTCTCGCGCTTCTTTGCCCGGATCACCCGGCCGGAGCAGATGCTGGACGTCCTGCCGGAGGCGATGCGGGTGCTGACGGATCCGGCCGAGACCGGGGCGGTGACGGTGGCCTTGCCGCAGGATGTGCAGGCCGAAGCCTATGACTGGCCAGTCGCCTTCCTGGCCGAGCGGGTCTGGCCGATCCGCCGGCCGGTGCCGGATCCGGCAGCGGTCGCCGTGGCGGCACAGCTGCTGCGGCAGGCGGAGCGGCCGCTGGTGATTGTGGGCGGAGGAGCACGCTACAGTGCGGCGGGGGAGGCCCTGGCCGCGCTGGCCAGCCGCTTTGGCCTGCCGGTTGCCGAGACACAGGCGGGCAAAGGGGTGTTGAGCTGGCAGCATCCGTGGAACGTGGGGCCGATCGGGGTCAACGGCGGGCTGGCGGCTAACCGGCTGGCACGGCAGGCTGACCTCATTCTGGCGGTCGGCACACGGCTGACCGATTTCACCACGGCGTCCAAGACGGCCTTCCAGCATCCTGCGGTGCGGGTCATCGGGCTGAACATTAACGCGGCCGATGCGGCCAAACTGGGCGGGGTGGCGCTGGTGGGCGATGCCCGGCAGGGGATAGAGGCCTTGGCGGCGGCGCTCAGCGACTGGCCGGGCACGGCTGCGCCCTACCGGGCCGAGGTGGCGCAGTTGCGGACCGAGTGGGACGCGTGGGTCGCGGCGTGGCGCACGCCGCCCGCAGCAGCCGGGCCACGACTCCGCCAGGCGGCAGTGCTGGGAGTGCTCAACACGGTCGTCGGCGGGCGGGCGACGGTGATCAATGCGGCGGGGAGCATGCCGGGGGACCTGGTGCGGCTCTGGCGTGCGGAGGAGCCCGCCGCCTACCACGTCGAGTATGGCTACTCGTGCATGGGCTATGAGCTGCCGGCAGGGATTGGGGTGAAGCTGGCCGAGCCAGACCGGGACGTGGTGGTGCTGGTGGGCGATGGGAGCTACCTCATGGCCAGCGCGGAGTTAGTCACCGCCGTGGCCGAGGGGCTTGACCTCACCGTGGTGCTGGTGGACAATGGCGGGTTTGGCTCGATCCACGGGTTACAGCAGGCGGTGGGCTCGCCGCCGTTCGGGAACTTATTGCGGGCGCGGAATCCGGCGACCGGGCAACTGGATGGGCCGCCGATCGTCGTTGACTACGTCCAGCATGCGGCGGCGATGGGAGCACGGGCCTGGGCTGTGACGAGCTACGAGGAACTGGCGGCGCGGCTAGCGGAGGCACAGCGGCTGCCGGGGGTGAAGGTGCTGGTTGTGCCGGTTGATCCAGACGACCGGCTGCCGGGCTGTGAGAGCTGGTGGGACGTGCCGGTTGCCGCAGTCTCGGAGCAGCCGGCGGTGCAGGCCGCCCGCCAGGCCTATGAGCAGGCCCGGCAGCAGCAACGGTGGTTCGGCTAA
- the iolG gene encoding inositol 2-dehydrogenase has protein sequence MSQAIGIALIGAGRIGLEHARNLANMPEVKLVAVADPNGDAAAQAALLSQAERTFRDPAEAIAYPGVDAVVIASPSVLHAEHIRLAAHFKRAIFCEKPIALTLAEAEAVATAVRDAGVPFQIGFQRRYDPGYIAARERLESIGPVEQFHAVTRDPFPPSPAFLKASGGLFIDLAIHDFDLARFLVGDVAAVQAWGRVFVDPEIAVAGDVDTTITVLEFANGALGVIENSRRAVYGYDIRTEIFGAQGMLVIHALPKTPLYWYSKSGVIVDHFHFFLDRFQSAYQAELAAFCHALRTGKPPTPNLDDALQALAIGLAAAQSVSEGRRVAVAEVLNHEDCI, from the coding sequence ATGAGTCAGGCAATCGGAATTGCACTCATTGGTGCAGGACGGATCGGACTAGAACATGCCCGGAACCTAGCCAACATGCCAGAGGTTAAGCTCGTGGCTGTTGCTGACCCAAATGGTGACGCTGCAGCGCAAGCAGCCCTCCTGTCACAGGCAGAACGGACATTCCGTGATCCTGCTGAGGCAATTGCCTATCCAGGCGTCGACGCAGTTGTTATTGCCTCGCCTTCTGTGCTTCACGCTGAGCATATCCGCCTTGCAGCCCATTTTAAACGAGCGATCTTCTGTGAAAAGCCAATCGCTCTGACCCTTGCCGAAGCAGAGGCAGTAGCAACTGCAGTTCGCGACGCAGGGGTGCCATTCCAGATTGGATTCCAGCGTCGCTATGACCCAGGATACATCGCGGCACGGGAGCGTTTGGAGAGCATTGGTCCCGTTGAACAGTTCCACGCTGTCACTCGGGATCCTTTTCCACCATCACCAGCATTCCTGAAAGCTTCGGGTGGGCTTTTCATCGATCTAGCCATCCACGATTTCGATCTTGCCCGATTTCTGGTTGGTGATGTCGCCGCGGTTCAAGCATGGGGCCGTGTCTTTGTCGATCCGGAAATTGCTGTTGCTGGGGATGTGGATACTACAATAACAGTGCTGGAATTCGCGAACGGTGCATTAGGAGTAATCGAGAACAGTCGTCGTGCAGTCTACGGATATGACATTCGCACCGAAATTTTCGGGGCGCAAGGAATGCTCGTTATCCACGCTTTGCCTAAAACACCCCTATACTGGTACAGTAAAAGCGGCGTAATCGTCGACCACTTCCACTTCTTCCTCGATCGCTTTCAATCAGCATATCAGGCAGAGTTAGCTGCTTTCTGTCATGCACTTCGCACTGGGAAACCGCCGACACCGAACTTGGATGATGCCTTACAGGCCCTCGCGATTGGTCTCGCTGCTGCACAAAGTGTCAGCGAGGGGCGACGGGTAGCTGTGGCGGAGGTGTTGAATCATGAGGATTGCATCTAA
- a CDS encoding DeoR/GlpR family DNA-binding transcription regulator: MSIQERRRYIIELLETKGEVTVDELAQRFGVSQVTIRKDLHELEERGILHRTHGGAIPVHKSLFNPSFYEKLNFKRQEKQAIAWAALELIQEGDSIILDAGSTTLALARLLRHRFRRLYVITNSMPVALELSKSGFDVLLTGGQMRHHSLALIGPAAVDMLRHYHVDKAFLGATGVDDQGYSTPNPIEAQTKRALLQAASVAYVLADSSKLGQPTLARFAALEEVALLITDAAAPADFLSRLDARGLKYWLAPQAPSKHRCETLPPPHTP, translated from the coding sequence ATGAGTATTCAAGAACGGCGACGATACATCATTGAACTACTCGAAACCAAAGGTGAAGTGACAGTCGATGAGCTTGCGCAGCGCTTTGGCGTCAGTCAGGTTACGATTCGCAAAGATCTGCATGAACTAGAAGAGCGTGGCATTCTCCACCGCACGCATGGCGGGGCCATTCCGGTCCATAAAAGCCTGTTTAATCCTTCGTTCTACGAGAAGCTCAACTTTAAGCGGCAGGAGAAACAAGCGATCGCCTGGGCCGCGCTCGAGCTGATCCAAGAGGGCGACAGCATCATCCTGGATGCTGGCAGCACCACGCTCGCCCTGGCACGGCTGCTGCGCCACCGGTTTCGTCGGCTCTACGTCATCACGAATTCGATGCCGGTCGCCTTGGAACTGTCCAAGTCCGGCTTCGATGTGCTACTCACGGGCGGGCAGATGCGGCACCATAGCCTGGCGCTCATCGGGCCGGCAGCGGTCGACATGCTGCGGCACTACCATGTCGACAAAGCGTTTCTGGGGGCGACGGGTGTGGATGACCAAGGCTACTCGACGCCGAACCCGATTGAAGCGCAGACGAAACGGGCGCTGCTGCAGGCTGCGAGCGTGGCCTACGTGCTCGCCGACTCCAGCAAGCTTGGGCAGCCAACGCTGGCACGTTTCGCGGCGTTGGAAGAAGTGGCCCTGCTCATTACTGATGCTGCGGCCCCGGCTGACTTCTTGTCGCGCCTGGATGCGCGTGGGCTCAAATACTGGCTCGCTCCGCAAGCCCCCAGCAAGCACAGGTGCGAAACACTGCCCCCTCCCCACACCCCTTGA
- the iolB gene encoding 5-deoxy-glucuronate isomerase, producing the protein MRIASNPACRAIVGITPMQARWRYLSFWVIQLQVGEGYDLLLGQQEAALVPLEGKGLARVGNQNFQLQRSNVFQELPHVLYIPPQCHLRVSAITALTFAIGCAPATGMFPLRLFAPAEMRIELRGGGPAWRQVNHILGPDLPAERLILYEVYTPSGFWSGWPPHRHDGRLGSPYFEEIYYYRIQPVTAQAIHWNYDPEEGCEAFFAVHDGDLVLVRQGYHPVAAPPGANVYYLNYLAGDPRGAERALPPVDDPTWAWIRKDWSGNPLILPIGGV; encoded by the coding sequence ATGAGGATTGCATCTAATCCAGCCTGTAGGGCTATCGTGGGCATCACGCCCATGCAGGCCCGATGGCGCTACCTCTCATTCTGGGTTATTCAGCTCCAAGTCGGCGAAGGCTATGATCTGCTTCTTGGTCAACAGGAGGCAGCACTTGTACCCTTAGAAGGAAAAGGACTGGCTAGAGTAGGCAATCAGAATTTTCAGCTACAGCGTAGTAATGTCTTTCAGGAATTACCGCATGTTCTCTACATTCCGCCACAATGTCATCTTCGCGTGTCAGCAATTACAGCGCTTACATTCGCGATTGGATGTGCCCCAGCCACTGGTATGTTTCCTCTGCGTCTGTTCGCGCCAGCAGAGATGCGTATTGAGTTGCGTGGCGGAGGACCGGCATGGCGGCAGGTTAACCACATTCTTGGTCCTGATCTGCCAGCTGAACGACTCATTCTCTATGAGGTTTACACGCCATCAGGTTTCTGGTCGGGTTGGCCACCACATCGGCACGATGGACGTCTTGGTTCACCATACTTTGAAGAAATTTACTACTATCGAATCCAACCGGTCACAGCACAGGCCATCCACTGGAACTATGATCCAGAAGAAGGATGTGAAGCATTCTTTGCCGTTCATGACGGCGATTTGGTACTAGTGAGACAGGGGTATCATCCTGTTGCAGCACCGCCGGGGGCAAATGTTTATTATCTCAATTACTTGGCTGGTGATCCGCGAGGAGCCGAGCGAGCCCTACCACCTGTTGACGACCCAACGTGGGCCTGGATTCGCAAAGACTGGTCAGGTAATCCACTGATACTGCCAATCGGAGGCGTATGA
- a CDS encoding Gfo/Idh/MocA family oxidoreductase translates to MLRIGVIGVGAIGQGHVRRLHHLAPDLVKVTGVVDLSSDRVAALTREIPSLRAFESSNELIDSPEIDAVVIASWGATHADLAVRAISRGKPVFCEKPLAPTVADCQRIVEAELKADRRLVWVGFNRRYDKAYLELKQALDAHIVGKPLLIHCRHRNPGVPSHYTGDMPITDTAVHEFDLVRWLFESEVSEVKVFLPPRSSRAKQNLVHDPVIIILKLSSGVVAEIEIFVNSYGYDISCEVVGEEGSLLLRENPNLTTSKEGKVTGAIAQGYEERFAASYELELRKWIESLLTGQHEGPTAWDGYMATLVADYCLKSMQSDDMLTIKIPECPKLYRKDFELRGAAR, encoded by the coding sequence ATGCTTCGAATTGGTGTTATTGGTGTTGGAGCAATCGGACAGGGTCATGTTCGACGCCTACATCATCTTGCTCCAGACTTAGTTAAGGTAACAGGTGTAGTTGATCTAAGCTCTGATCGCGTTGCGGCACTAACTCGCGAAATACCATCCCTGAGAGCCTTTGAGAGTAGCAATGAGCTTATTGATTCACCAGAGATTGATGCTGTGGTTATCGCTAGCTGGGGAGCTACCCATGCAGACTTAGCGGTGAGGGCAATTAGCAGGGGGAAACCAGTATTCTGTGAGAAGCCTCTGGCCCCTACCGTTGCAGACTGCCAACGTATCGTCGAAGCAGAACTCAAGGCAGATCGTCGTCTCGTATGGGTTGGATTCAATCGCAGATACGACAAAGCTTATTTGGAACTCAAGCAGGCCCTTGATGCACATATAGTGGGAAAACCCTTATTGATCCACTGCAGACATCGCAATCCTGGTGTGCCTTCTCACTATACTGGCGATATGCCTATCACCGATACCGCCGTGCATGAGTTCGACCTAGTGCGCTGGTTGTTTGAGTCAGAAGTCAGCGAAGTTAAAGTTTTTCTACCGCCTCGATCGTCCCGAGCAAAACAGAACCTTGTTCATGATCCAGTGATAATTATTCTTAAGTTATCAAGTGGTGTAGTTGCAGAAATTGAGATCTTTGTTAATTCCTACGGCTACGACATTTCTTGCGAAGTTGTAGGAGAAGAAGGTTCGCTTCTCCTAAGAGAGAATCCAAATCTTACCACTAGTAAAGAGGGAAAGGTGACCGGCGCGATTGCTCAAGGATATGAAGAGCGTTTTGCCGCGTCTTATGAACTTGAGTTGCGTAAGTGGATCGAAAGCCTGCTTACCGGACAACACGAGGGGCCAACTGCATGGGATGGCTACATGGCAACACTAGTTGCCGATTATTGCTTAAAATCAATGCAATCAGATGATATGTTAACGATAAAGATCCCCGAGTGTCCTAAGCTATACCGAAAAGACTTTGAACTAAGGGGTGCAGCGCGATGA